tcttcacacacatcagtcttttacagtcttcacacacatcagtcttttacagtcttcaacacacatcagtcttttttTACATCAGTCTTTcacacacacatcagtcttttacacagtcttcacacacatcagtcttttacacagtcttcacacacatcagtcttttacacagtcttcacacacatcagtcttttacacagtcttcacacacatcagtcttttacacagtcttcacacacatcagtcttttacacagtcttcacacacatcagtcttttacacagtcttcatcacacacatcagtcttttacacagtcttcacacacatcagtcttttacacagtcttcacacacatcagtcttttacacagtcttcacacacatcagtcttttacagtcttcacacacatcagtcttttacacagtcttcacacacatcagtcttttacacagtcttcacacacatcagtcttttacacagtcttcacacacatcagtcttttacacagtcttcacacacatcagtcttttacacagtcttcacacacatcagtcttttacagtcttcacacacatcagtcttttacacagtcttcacacacatcagtcttttacagtcttcacacacacatcagtcttttacagtcttcacacacatcacaGTCTTtaacacagtcttcacacacatcagtcttttacagtcttcacacacatcagtcttttacacagtcttcacacacatcagtcttttacagtcttcacacacatcagtcttttacagtcttcacacacatcagtcttttacacagtcttcacacacatcagtcttttacacagtcttcacacacatcagtcttttacacagtcttcacacacatcagtcttttacagtcttcacacacatcagtcttttacacagtcttcacacacatcagtcttttacacagtcttcacacacacatcagtcttttacacagtcttcacacacatcagtcttttacacagtcttcacacacatcagtcttttacacagtcttcacatcatcagtcttttacacagtcttcacacacatcagtcttttacacagtcttcacacacatcagtcttttacacagtcttcacacacatcagtcttttacacagtcttcacacacatcagtcttttacagtcttcacacacatcagtcttttacagtcttcacacacatcagtcttttacacagtcttcacacacatcagtcttttacacagtcttcacacacatcagtcttttacacagtcttcacacacatcagtcttttacacagtcttcacacacatcagtcttttacacagtcttcacacacatcagtcttttacacagtcttcacacacatcagtcttttacacagtcttcacacacatcagtcttttacacagtcttcacacacatcagtcttttacacagtcttcacacacatcagtcttttacacagtcttcacacacatcagtcttttacacagtcttcacacacatcagtcttttacacagtcttcacacacatcagtcttttacacagtcttcacacacatcagtcttttacacagtcttcacacacatcagtcttttacacagtcttcacacacatcagtcttttacacagtcttcacacacatcagtcttttacacagtcttcacacacatcagtcttttacacagtcttcacacacatcagtcttttatcacagtcttcacacacacaTCTTTTACAGTCTTTTCACACAGtctcttcacacacatcagtcttttacagtcAGTCTTTTACAGTCttcatcacacacacacacatcagtcttttacagtcCTTCACCACCACACAGTCTTATCACACACATAACACAgtctcacacacacacacatcagtcttttacagtcttcacacacatcagtcttttacagtcttcacacacatcagtcacTTTTACAGATCTactatgttttgattttaatatgtTTACAGTCATGTTTTCCTTAATTTGTGGTTTCACACATCCAGTCTTAGAACATGTACCTGACACCATATCAGCTGTGGTCGCAGACCTTACACAGGTCACCACAAACAATCATCGCCACAGTAAGTCTTTTaccacagtcttcacacacatcagtaaCTGGTAAGCAATTGTATGGAAGTTCTGACTTACAGTTTCACTTGGAATAATAGAAGTGGACTACACATCATTATGGTTACTCACAATAATCCCTGTTATTTGCATGAAATTTCTGCCGTCCCAATTTTTTCTGTGTATCTTACAGTCTTTCACAGTGACCTCCAGTCTATTAGAAATGAAATACCAGTGTCATTCACAACACATCACTATCTTTTACACAATGTGGTTTCAGGGGGGACACATCTAGTCTTTTATGGAAGTTCTACACAAACATCACAACTTTGAAGTGACCAGTCattccaaaaataaaaaatcagatTGATGAAgttgtttcattttttacacATGTCTTCAAATGAACTGCGGCCGGTttaaaacatgtcaaaattgCAACAGGGGGAAATACCTAACAAGGACAACATCATAAGGTCTAATCAACATTCTGGTCATCACTCAGATGCTTTTACACAGTAATTCACAAGTACATCAGTCTtgtacacagtcttcacacatgACCTCAGTCTATTTATAGCTggtgaaattaaaaaacacacacataaaAAAAAGCATATGTTCACACCATTCTCAGGACTGCACAGATCTATATGGCTCTCAGGACAACACACATCTAAATGGCTCTTAGGCCCACACACATCTATATGGCTCTCAGGCCCACACACATCTATATGGCTCTCAGGCCCACACATCTATATGGCTCTCAGGCCCACACATCTATATGGCTCTCACACACACATATGGCTCTCAGGCCCACACACATCTATATGGCTCTCAGGACAACACACATCTATATGGCTCTCAGGCCCACACACATCTATATGGCTCTCAGGACCACACATTCTCAGCCCACACACATCTATATGGCTCTCAGGACACACACACATCTATATGGCTCTTAGGCCCACACACATCTATATGGCTCTCGGGACCCCACACATCTATATGGCTCTCAGGACCACACACATCTATATGGCTCTTAGGCCCACACGCATCTATATGGCTCTCAGACCCCACCCATCTATATGGCTATCAGGCCCGCACACATCTATATGGCTCGCAGGCCCTCACCCATCTATATGGCTCCCAGGCCCGCACCCATCTATATGGCTCTCAGGCCCGCACACATCTATATATGGCTTTCAGGCCGCACACATCTATATGGCTTTCAGGCCCGGTCGAATCTATATGGCTCTCAGGACCCCACACATCTATATGGCTTTCAGGCCCAAACACATCTATATGGCTCTCAGGCCCACACACATCTATATGGCTCTCAGGCCCACACATCTATATGGCTCTCAGGCCCACACATCTATATGGCTCTCAGGCCCACACACATCTATATGGCTCTCAGGCCCACACACATCTATATGGCTCTCAGGACCGCACACATCTATATGGCTTTCAGACCCAAACACATCTATATGGCTCTCAGGCCCACACACATCTATATGGCTCTCAGGACCGCACACATCTATATGGCTTTCAGACCCAAACACATCTATATGGCTCTCTGGACCACACACATCTATATGGCTCTCAGACCGGCGCACATCTATATGGCTCTCTGGACCACACACATCTATATGGCTCTCTGGACCCACACACATCTATATGGCTCCGCTCTCTGGACCACACACATCTATATGGCTCTCAGGACCACACCCATTTTTATGGTTCTCAGGCCCGCACACATCTGTATGGTTTTCAGGCCCGCACACGTCTGTATGGTTTTCAGGCCCGCACACATCTGTATGGTTTTCAGGCCCGCACACATCTGTATGGTTTTCAGGCCCGCACACGTCTGTATGGTTTTCAGGCCCGCACACATCTGTATGGTTTTCAGGCCTGCACACATCTGTATGGTTTTCAGGCCCGTACACATCTTTATGGTTCTCAGGCCCGCACACATCTGTATGGTTTTCAGGCCCGCACACGTCTGTATGGTTTTCAGGCCCGCACACGTCTGTATGGTTTTCAGGCCCGCACACATCTGTATGGTTTTCAGGCCCGCACACATCTGTATGGTTTTCAGGCCCGCACACATCTGTATGGTTTTCAGGCCCGCACACATCTGTATGGTTTTCAGGCCTGCACACATCTGTATGGTTTTCAGGCCTGTACACATCTTTATGGTTCTCAGGCCCGCACACATCTGTATGGTTTTCAGGCCCGCACACATCTGTATTGTTTTCAGGCCCGCACACATCTGTTTGGTTTTCAGGCCCGCACACGTCTGTATGGTTTTCAGGCCCGCACACGTCTGTATTGTTTTCAGGCCCGCACACATCTGTTTGGTTTTCAGGCCCGCACATGTCTGTATGGTTTTCAGGCCCGCACACATCTGTATGGTTTTCAGGCCTGCACACATCTGTATGGTTTTCAGGCCCGCACACGTCTGTATGGTTTTCAGGCCCGGTGGAATCTATATGGCTCTCAGGACCGCACACATCTATATGGCTCTCAGGCCCACACACATCTATATGGCTCTCAGGCCCACACACATCTATATGGCTCTCAGGACCGCACACATCTATATGGCTTTCAGGCCCACACACATCTATATGGCTCTCAGGACCGCACACATCTATATGGCTTTCAGACCCAAACACATCTATATGGCTCTCTGGACCACACACATCTATATGGCTCTCAGACCGGCGCACATCTATATGGCTCTCTGGACCACACACATCTATATGGCTCTCTGGACCACACACATCTATATGGCTTTCTGGACCACACACATCTATATGGCTCTCAGGACCACACCCATTTATATGGCTCTCAGAACAACACACATGTTTATGGTTCTCAGGCCCGCACACATCTGTATGGTTTTCAGGCCCGCAGCGTCTGTATGGTTTTCAGGCCCGCACACATCTGTATGGTTTTCAGGCCTGCACACATCTGTATGGTTTTCAGGCCCGCACACGTCTGTATGGTTTTCAGGCCCACACCCATTTATATGGCTCTCAGAACAACACACATGTTTATGGTTCTCAGGCCCGTACACATCTTTATGGTTCTCAGGCCCGCACACATCTGTATGGTTTTCAGGCCCGCACACGTCTGTATGGTTTTCAGGCCCGCACACGTCTGTATGGTTTTCAGGCCCGCACACATCTGTATGGTTTTCAGGCCCGCACACATCTGTATGGTTTTCAGGCCCGTACACATTTATATGGTTCTCAGACCTGCACACATTTATATTTGCACCATcacatttaaagttttattacaaaaagAATCCAATGAAATTTTATGCATGCACTTACaccattgataaaaaaaatctgaaaacaaGATCACACAAAAATTTGGATTGTACATTTGACTTTCTTCTTTTCTCATCTATATTCTAAAGTACAATTGTAAAACTCTTGAAGGACCCCACAAATGGCACTGATCTTTGTCCAAAAAGGGATCTCCTTCATTCAATGTTCAGTATTATTGCAGTGACTTGACAATGTTTGAGAATTTAAGGGACATTTCTGTTATAATTCACATgattatgtttgtataatgaatGTTTCCAGCTTACGTGTACGATGATTTTGATGCTTCATGGAAATTGAATGAAGGAAAACTTAATGCTTTTAAAGTCTTGTTTTTGGGGGCTAAGAAGTTTTATGATGTGATATCTTTGAGTTCTCTTGCTTTGTCATTTTCAATGTTGTGTCAGGTTCTAAGCCAGCTAATGTGTACTTAATATGAAattagtttttgtttaattacCTCAATTTTACTGCATGAACCAGGTAAGCGATGCAGGCTGtctaggcctcttgtttacatCCTCAGACTTGTCATTTTTCAGTTGCTGCAATCACTATGGGAGTTTAAGTCCCTACACTGGGAGTATAAGGAGAGAGGCCTGGTGGAAGCCGATGTCAACAGCCCCCCCATGGTTGGCAGGTCAGTAGTGTCAATGAAAGCAGCAAGACTTGAGCTATTTCTCAATAGACATTATTGTAAATTCTTTATACCTGtatgttgtttttatcttaaaaggtattatttcttgttttaatatggcttatttttaggtcacctacCCTAATCTCTTATTGTCTGTTGTCGTGTGTCATGTTTCcgtaaataatttatattttcgaCTTCCTCTCCAAAATTGCtcaagcaaattcaatgaaattttgcaaaaactttttaaggcataaggccaatcaaaattttgaacgATATGGCCCCCATTGTCCAGGgagctgtgggaggggccaaaaggagtagaattgattaaaatttcaaaagtcgTTAGTCTTTAGGCTATAGTGATCATGCTTTGTCTGTGGTCGTCTACtatttgtaaattttcattcaaacaatttcttatcaataaccaaaatggtactgatattgggcttgtAGCATGCTTGTATAAAGAGCTACCAAGTATGtttaatgaatgaccttggctttcattcaaggtcacaggagtcaagtATGCTACAATCTGTAAATTTTAGttctaatatatattgtatgaacAGTCAGATCGTCTTGTATTTTCATTACATAtcattagcccaccatcatcagatggtgggctattcaaatcgcctttcgtccgtggtccgtcgtccgtccgtccgtccgtccttccgtctgtccttccgtccgtccttccgtccgtccgtccgttaacaattcttgttaccgctatttctcagaaagtactgaagggatctttctcaaatttcatatgtcggttcccttaggaccctcgttgtgcatattgcattttgggaccgatcggtcaacaagatggccgacaggcggccatctttgattttgatagttaaagtttgttaccgctatttctcaaaaagtgctgaagggatctttctcaaatttcatatacaggttcccctaggaccctagttgtgcatattacattttgggaccgatcgatgaacaagatggcggagaggcgaccatcttggattttgatagttaaagtttgttaccgctcaaaaagtattgaagggatctttctcaaatttcatatataggttcccctagggccctagttgtgcatgttgcattttgggaccgatcggtgaacaagatggccgacaggcggccatcttgtattttgatagttaaagtttgttactgctatttctcaaaaagtactgaagggatctttctcaaatttcatatataggttcccctagggccctagttgtgcatgttgcattttgggaccgatcggtgaacaagatggccgccaggcagccatcttggattttgatagttaaagtttgttaccgctttttctcaaaaagtactgaagggatctttctcaaatttcatatataggttcccctagggccctagttgtgcatattgcattttgggaccgactggtcaacaagatggccgccaggcagccatcttggattttgatagttaaagtttgttaccactatttctcaaaaagtgctaaagggatctttctcaaatttcatatacaggttcccctaggaccctaattgtgcatattgcattttggtaccgatcggggaacaagatggccgacaggcggtcatcttggattttgatagttaaagtttgttactgctatttctcaaaaagtactgaagggatctttctcaaatttcatatgtcggttcccctaggaccttagttgtgcatattgcattttgggaccgactggtcaacaagatggtcgacaggcggccatcttggattttaatggttaaagtttgttaccactatttctcaaaaagtgctaaagggatctttctcaaattttatatacaggttcccctaggaccctaattgtgcatattgcattttgggactgatcggaaacaagatgaccgactgacggccatcttggattttgatagttaaagtttgttatcaatatttctcaaaaagtactgaagggatctttctcaaattccatgcatagtttccccttgtaccctagttgtgcatagtacatttaaggactgatccataatgcctttcggcactgattggtaaacaagatggcaaaccggccgccatcttagatttcattgttgaagtttgttaccactatgtcttagaaagtactatagcgatctgtttcaaattttatatgtagtgtgtttgaacaagtttgaaaagcagggaaaagatccctctttccattgtcagacatagatcattctttggtgggcgccaagatccctctgggatctcttgttttttaaaacatttttaccaAGATGGTTTTGTTGTATAACTTCGCTAAACCGTTAAGTAAAACATACAAATCACATCGTAATAATGCATCAGAAGCATACAGGTATATGTCCTTGTGACagattaatgttttaaaagGCCAATAGGCATTCTGTTTATAAGAATATCAGGTATCATATTAGctgtaattagcgcccagggcgcttaaacaATTGTAACAAAGGAGGTGCTTGtgaatgaaccaaaatgtaagttgcggacgaaaaaagtcagccatattttaaatgtttctgtactcatggtacattaatctgttacagtaaacatgcatatgccttttatcatttgggatacaatgctgatgttag
The DNA window shown above is from Argopecten irradians isolate NY chromosome 8, Ai_NY, whole genome shotgun sequence and carries:
- the LOC138329926 gene encoding uncharacterized protein; amino-acid sequence: MCAGLKTIQMCAGLKTIQTCAGLKTKQMCAGLKTIQTCAGLKTIQTCAGLKTKQMCAGLKTIQMCAGLKTIQMCAGLRTIKMCTGLKTIQMCAGLKTIQMCAGLKTIQMCAGLKTIQMCAGLKTIQMCAGLKTIQTCAGLKTIQTCAGLKTIQMCAGLRTIKMCTGLKTIQMCAGLKTIQMCAGLKTIQTCAGLKTIQMCAGLKTIQMCAGLKTIQTCAGLKTIQMCAGLRTIKMGVVLRAI